The following coding sequences are from one Onychomys torridus chromosome 16, mOncTor1.1, whole genome shotgun sequence window:
- the LOC118597506 gene encoding DDB1- and CUL4-associated factor 1-like isoform X2 yields MTTAVVHMDSKEELTALLEQWKEDHGSGQGTVTILRRMSELIEKETEEYHKGDPDPFDDRHPVGVDPECMLGHLLRLLSKNDDFMNTLMNGYMMTSTEAPLNTAACRLLLDIMPGLETAEVFQEKEGIVENLFKWAQEADQPLRTYSTALLGCAMENEEIATSYRDENSRLVAIVLGRLRELHVQEVSSQQESKCPRPQKTSSEPCLLLDEEDVDMDYGDMAVDVVDGDQETSRDMDISFHLHSSQKTTCRVNSVTKPEEESGFKKSAKHGERENVRRAKQKLGFSSSEPDGVFAEVSKSSWSKVAPWVTGTNYTLYPMSPAIEQRLLLQYLTPLGEYQDLLPLFMQLESQEVMMFYIDLKQTHDVLLTFEALKLCMHPHQVLSDVVNYALWLMECSHASGCRHATLFFSGCFSFPAVLELFDHYDGLRRLVNLISTLEILNSEDPGRHVSNYKIFATCQRGKHTCMALRKYFEAHLAIKLEQVKQSLHSPEGAIPVHSSPPYKACSYTGEQIEEMMEFLIEYAPAQLYWEPAEVFLKLSCVQLLLQLISIACKWKTYYARTDTVRFALDVLAILTVVPKIQLQLADSVKVLDEHGSTVSTVGISIILGIAEGEYFLHDAEIQKSALRVIINCVCGPDNRISSFGKFTSGTAQKKLSQTPKTSEHILAKMWNVVQSNDGIKVLLSLLSIKMPITDADQIRALACKALVGLSRSSTVAQIISKLPLFSSWQIQQLMKEPVLEDKRSYHVKFCNYADELIKKISGKPLLLGTDVSLAGLQKAGIVAQSRITFSGKELLLLIRNHLISKGLRESATVLTREADLPVTASSHPSAFTPVTAAAPTVSLPKNPQIANDITSLMGSIADFGASAHSVPIILLSIPLPFPPQDSLPLTGRISFIRERPSLCNGRNIQVLWQKSEPGTHSQSHAVKTQLDRHLSSPTTLDSIITEHLREQHARCKNPIATCPPFSLFTPHQCPEPKQRRQAPTNFTSRLNCRAWFPKYGGIDGGGFDRHLIFSRFHTISVFPEAHEDESGLTCCAFSAQEQFLMLGNCTGQLKLYNIFSGQEEASYNCHNSAITHLEPSRDGSLLLTSATWGQPLSALWGMRSVFDMKHSFTEDHYVEFSKYSQDQVIGTKGDMAHVYDIETGTKMLTLFNPDLANNYKRNCATFNPTDDLVLNDGVLWDVRSAQAIHKFDKFNRNISGVFHPNGLEAIINTEIWDLRTFHLLHTVPALDQCRVVFNYTGTVMYGAMLQADDEDDILEERMKSPFGSSFRTFNATDYKPIATIDVKRNIFDLCTDTKDCYLAVIENQGSMDAPNMDTVCRLYEVGRQRLAEEEDEEEDAEEEEQEEESEDDGTDDVENLDTDQWQDAEMEEADNSENAMQDGDNVLSPSDEELASLEEGEEGEEEDSDAEEEPEVILVEDSSDHSDWEDGIFFSLNE; encoded by the exons ATGACTACAGCAGTGGTACATATGGACTCCAAAGAGGAGCTTACTGCCCTGCTGGAACAGTGGAAAGAGGACCATGGCAGTGGGCAGGGTACGGTAACCATCCTTAGGAGAATGTCAgaattaattgaaaaagaaactgaagaatatCATAAAGGAGATCCAGACCCATTTGATGATCGACATCCTGTTGGAGTCGATCCAGAGTGTATGCTGGGTCACTTGCTGAGACTACTCTCCAAGAATGATGATTTCATGAACACACTGATGAACGGGTATATGATGACAAGCACAGAGGCCCCTTTAAATACTGCAGCCTGCAGACTGCTACTGGACATCATGCCAGGTCTAGAAACTGCAGAGGTCTTTCAAGAAAAGGAAGGGATTGTTGAAAATCTTTTCAAATGGGCCCAAGAGGCTGATCAGCCACTGAGGACATATTCTACAGCACTGTTAGGATGTGCTATGGAAAATGAAGAGATTGCTACAAGCTACAGAGATGAAAATTCACGGCTGGTGGCAATAGTTCTTGGCAGACTGAGAGAGCTACATGTTCAGGAAGTGTCTTCGCAGCAGGAAAGTAAGTGTCCTAGGCCCCAGAAGACTTCCTCAGAGCCATGCTTGCTTTTGGATGAGGAAGATGTGGATATGGACTATGGTGACATGGCAGTAGATGTTGTGGATGGAGACCAAGAAACGTCTAGAGATATGGACATCTCCTTTCATCTGCATTCAAGTCAGAAGACCACTTGTAGGGTGAACTCAGTAACTAAGCCTGAGGAAGAATCAGGATTCAAGAAGTCTGCAAAGCATGGTGAAAGAGAGAACGTCAGGAGGGCCAAGCAGAAGTTGGGTTTCTCATCTTCTGAGCCAGATGGTGTGTTTGCTGAGGTGTCTAAGAGCAGCTGGTCAAAAGTGGCCCCTTGGGTAACTGGCACCAATTATACCCTCTATCCAATGTCTCCTGCTATTGAGCAGAGACTTCTTCTCCAGTACCTGACCCCTTTGGGAGAGTATCAAGACTTACTTCCCCTGTTCATGCAACTtgaatcacaggaagtgatgatGTTTTATATTGATCTGAAACAGACCCATGATGTCCTGCTTACTTTTGAGGCACTCAA ACTTTGCATGCATCCCCACCAAGTTCTCTCTGATGTGGTGAACTATGCCCTATGGTTAATGGAATGTTCTCATGCTTCAGGATGCCGCCATGCAACATTGTTTTTCTCAGGTTGCTTCTCATTCCCAGCTGTCTTGGAGCTCTTTGACCATTATGATGGTCTTCGTCGCCTAGTGAACTTGATCAGTACTTTGGAGATTTTAAATTCGGAAGACCCTGGTAGACATGTGAGCAACTATAAAATCTTTGCTACCTGCCAAAGAGGCAAACATACCTGCATGGCTCTGCGAAAGTACTTTGAGGCTCACTTGGCCATTAAACTGGAACAAGTCAAGCAGTCCCTTCATAGCCCTGAGGGAGCTATTCCTGTGCACTCTTCTCCTCCATACAAGGCATGCTCATACACTGGTGAGCAGATTGAGGAAATGATGGAGTTTTTGATAGAATATGCCCCAGCTCAGCTGTATTGGGAACCTGCTGAAGTCTTCCTCAAGCTTTCCTGCGTGCAGCTCTTGTTGCAGCTGATTTCCATCGCCTGCAAGTGGAAAACCTATTATGCAAGGACTGACACTGTGCGCTTTGCTTTGGATGTCCTGGCCATCCTCACTGTGGTGCCAAAAATCCAGCTGCAATTGGCAGACTCGGTGAAGGTCTTGGATGAGCATGGCTCTACTGTATCCACTGTAGGAATCAGCATCATTTTGGGCATTGCAGAGGGTGAATATTTTCTCCATGATGCTGAAATTCAGAAGTCAGCCCTTCGAGTTATCATCAATTGTGTATGTGGCCCAGATAACCGAATATCCAGTTTTGGTAAATTTACTTCCGGAACTGCTCAGAAAAAGCTGTCTCAGACCCCCAAGACTAGTGAGCATATCTTGGCGAAGATGTGGAATGTGGTCCAGTCCAATGATGGCATCAAGGTGCTTCTGTCCCTATTGTCCATCAAGATGCCCATCACAGATGCAGACCAGATCCGAGCCCTGGCTTGCAAAGCCCTAGTGGGCTTGTCGAGAAGTAGCACTGTTGCACAGATCATCAGCAAATTGCCCCTTTTTAGTAGCTGGCAGATTCAACAGCTGATGAAGGAGCCAGTGCTGGAGGACAAGCGTAGCTACCATGTCAAATTCTGCAACTATGCAGATGAGCTCATTAAGAAAATATCAGGAAAGCCTCTTCTGCTTGGCACTGATGTGTCACTGGCAGGGCTACAGAAAGCAGGCATTGTTGCCCAGTCAAGGATCACCTTCTCTGGGAAAGAACTACTTCTGTTGATAAGAAACCATCTCATTTCTAAAGGGCTTAGAGAGTCAGCAACTGTGCTGACCAGAGAGGCCGACTTGCCCGTAACTGCTTCCTCACATCCCTCTGCTTTCACCCCAGTGACTGCTGCTGCTCCTACTGTCTCTCTTCCTAAGAACCCTCAGATTGCCAATGACATTACAAGTCTAATGGGCAGCATTGCTGATTTTGGTGCTTCTGCCCATTCTGTCCCCATTATACTCCTTTCCATCCCTCTGCCATTTCCACCCCAGGATTCGCTGCCTTTGACTGGCAGGATAAGTTTTATCAGAGAGAGGCCATCACTTTGCAATGGCAGGAATATCCAAGTGTTATGGCAGAAGTCAGAACCCGGCACACACAGCCAGAGCCATGCTGTCAAAACACAACTGGACAGACATCTTTCTTCCCCAACAACACTGGACAGTATCATCACAGAGCATCTTAGAGAGCAACATGCTCGCTGCAAGAACCCCATTGCCACCTGtccacctttttctctctttactcCTCACCAGTGCCCTGAGCCAAAGCAGAGGAGGCAAGCCCCAACAAACTTTACCTCAAGGCTAAACTGCAGGGCATGGTTTCCAAAATATGGAGGTATAGATGGCGGAGGCTTTGATAGGCATCTTATCTTTAGCCGATTTCATACTATTTCAGTGTTTCCGGAAGCTCATGAAGATGAGAGTGGCTTGACATGTTGTGCATTCTCAGCCCAGGAGCAGTTCCTGATGCTTGGGAACTGTACAGGGCAGCTGAAGCTCTACAACATATTTAGTGGACAGGAAGAGGCCAGCTATAACTGTCACAACTCAGCCATCACACACCTTGAACCTTCCAGGGATGGGTCCTTACTTCTGACATCTGCCACTTGGGGCCAGCCTTTGTCTGCACTTTGGGGGATGAGGTCAGTATTTGATATGAAGCATTCCTTCACAGAAGATCATTATGTTGAGTTCAGTAAGTACTCTCAGGATCAGGTCATAGGCACAAAAGGAGACATGGCCCATGTTTATGATATTGAGACTGGCACCAAGATGTTGACTCTGTTTAACCCAGATCTTGCCAACAACTACAAGAGGAACTgtgccacctttaatcctacaGACGATCTTGTCTTAAATGATGGGGTCCTCTGGGATGTCCGCTCTGCACAGGCCATCCACAAGTTTGACAAGTTCAACAGGAATATCAGTGGTGTTTTCCATCCCAATGGGCTGGAGGCCATCATCAATACAGAAATTTGGGACCTTCGAACTTTCCATCTTTTACACACAGTGCCTGCTCTGGATCAATGTCGTGTGGTGTTTAACTACACAGGGACAGTGATGTATGGAGCAATGTTGCAGGCAGATGATGAAGATGATATCTTGGAAGAGAGGATGAAAAGCCCCTTTGGGTCATCCTTCCGAACATTTAATGCAACTGATTACAAACCTATAGCAACCATTGATGTGAAACGGAACATCTTTGACCTGTGTACAGACACCAAAGACTGCTATCTTGCTGTCATTGAGAATCAAGGCAGTATGGATGCCCCTAACATGGACACAGTATGCAGGCTTTATGAAGTGGGCAGGCAGCGTctggcagaggaagaagatgaagaggaggacgcagaagaggaagaacaggaggaagagagtgaaGATGATGGCACGGATGATGTAGAGAACTTGGACACTGACCAGTGGCAAGATGCAGAAATGGAGGAGGCTGACAACAGTGAGAACGCTATGCAGGATGGGGACAATGTCCTCTCTCCCTCTGATGAGGAGCTAGCAAGcctagaagagggagaggagggggaagaggaagactctGATGCAGAGGAGGAACCGGAAGTGATTCTGGTGGAGGACAGCTCAGACCACTCTGATTGGGAAGATGGCATCTTCTTCTCTCTGAATGAGTGA
- the LOC118597506 gene encoding DDB1- and CUL4-associated factor 1-like isoform X1 — MTTAVVHMDSKEELTALLEQWKEDHGSGQGTVTILRRMSELIEKETEEYHKGDPDPFDDRHPVGVDPECMLGHLLRLLSKNDDFMNTLMNGYMMTSTEAPLNTAACRLLLDIMPGLETAEVFQEKEGIVENLFKWAQEADQPLRTYSTALLGCAMENEEIATSYRDENSRLVAIVLGRLRELHVQEVSSQQESKCPRPQKTSSEPCLLLDEEDVDMDYGDMAVDVVDGDQETSRDMDISFHLHSSQKTTCRVNSVTKPEEESGFKKSAKHGERENVRRAKQKLGFSSSEPDGVFAEVSKSSWSKVAPWVTGTNYTLYPMSPAIEQRLLLQYLTPLGEYQDLLPLFMQLESQEVMMFYIDLKQTHDVLLTFEALKHLASLLIHNKFATDFVTHGGVQKLLEIPRPSMAATAVSTCLYYLSNIQDAMERLCMHPHQVLSDVVNYALWLMECSHASGCRHATLFFSGCFSFPAVLELFDHYDGLRRLVNLISTLEILNSEDPGRHVSNYKIFATCQRGKHTCMALRKYFEAHLAIKLEQVKQSLHSPEGAIPVHSSPPYKACSYTGEQIEEMMEFLIEYAPAQLYWEPAEVFLKLSCVQLLLQLISIACKWKTYYARTDTVRFALDVLAILTVVPKIQLQLADSVKVLDEHGSTVSTVGISIILGIAEGEYFLHDAEIQKSALRVIINCVCGPDNRISSFGKFTSGTAQKKLSQTPKTSEHILAKMWNVVQSNDGIKVLLSLLSIKMPITDADQIRALACKALVGLSRSSTVAQIISKLPLFSSWQIQQLMKEPVLEDKRSYHVKFCNYADELIKKISGKPLLLGTDVSLAGLQKAGIVAQSRITFSGKELLLLIRNHLISKGLRESATVLTREADLPVTASSHPSAFTPVTAAAPTVSLPKNPQIANDITSLMGSIADFGASAHSVPIILLSIPLPFPPQDSLPLTGRISFIRERPSLCNGRNIQVLWQKSEPGTHSQSHAVKTQLDRHLSSPTTLDSIITEHLREQHARCKNPIATCPPFSLFTPHQCPEPKQRRQAPTNFTSRLNCRAWFPKYGGIDGGGFDRHLIFSRFHTISVFPEAHEDESGLTCCAFSAQEQFLMLGNCTGQLKLYNIFSGQEEASYNCHNSAITHLEPSRDGSLLLTSATWGQPLSALWGMRSVFDMKHSFTEDHYVEFSKYSQDQVIGTKGDMAHVYDIETGTKMLTLFNPDLANNYKRNCATFNPTDDLVLNDGVLWDVRSAQAIHKFDKFNRNISGVFHPNGLEAIINTEIWDLRTFHLLHTVPALDQCRVVFNYTGTVMYGAMLQADDEDDILEERMKSPFGSSFRTFNATDYKPIATIDVKRNIFDLCTDTKDCYLAVIENQGSMDAPNMDTVCRLYEVGRQRLAEEEDEEEDAEEEEQEEESEDDGTDDVENLDTDQWQDAEMEEADNSENAMQDGDNVLSPSDEELASLEEGEEGEEEDSDAEEEPEVILVEDSSDHSDWEDGIFFSLNE, encoded by the coding sequence ATGACTACAGCAGTGGTACATATGGACTCCAAAGAGGAGCTTACTGCCCTGCTGGAACAGTGGAAAGAGGACCATGGCAGTGGGCAGGGTACGGTAACCATCCTTAGGAGAATGTCAgaattaattgaaaaagaaactgaagaatatCATAAAGGAGATCCAGACCCATTTGATGATCGACATCCTGTTGGAGTCGATCCAGAGTGTATGCTGGGTCACTTGCTGAGACTACTCTCCAAGAATGATGATTTCATGAACACACTGATGAACGGGTATATGATGACAAGCACAGAGGCCCCTTTAAATACTGCAGCCTGCAGACTGCTACTGGACATCATGCCAGGTCTAGAAACTGCAGAGGTCTTTCAAGAAAAGGAAGGGATTGTTGAAAATCTTTTCAAATGGGCCCAAGAGGCTGATCAGCCACTGAGGACATATTCTACAGCACTGTTAGGATGTGCTATGGAAAATGAAGAGATTGCTACAAGCTACAGAGATGAAAATTCACGGCTGGTGGCAATAGTTCTTGGCAGACTGAGAGAGCTACATGTTCAGGAAGTGTCTTCGCAGCAGGAAAGTAAGTGTCCTAGGCCCCAGAAGACTTCCTCAGAGCCATGCTTGCTTTTGGATGAGGAAGATGTGGATATGGACTATGGTGACATGGCAGTAGATGTTGTGGATGGAGACCAAGAAACGTCTAGAGATATGGACATCTCCTTTCATCTGCATTCAAGTCAGAAGACCACTTGTAGGGTGAACTCAGTAACTAAGCCTGAGGAAGAATCAGGATTCAAGAAGTCTGCAAAGCATGGTGAAAGAGAGAACGTCAGGAGGGCCAAGCAGAAGTTGGGTTTCTCATCTTCTGAGCCAGATGGTGTGTTTGCTGAGGTGTCTAAGAGCAGCTGGTCAAAAGTGGCCCCTTGGGTAACTGGCACCAATTATACCCTCTATCCAATGTCTCCTGCTATTGAGCAGAGACTTCTTCTCCAGTACCTGACCCCTTTGGGAGAGTATCAAGACTTACTTCCCCTGTTCATGCAACTtgaatcacaggaagtgatgatGTTTTATATTGATCTGAAACAGACCCATGATGTCCTGCTTACTTTTGAGGCACTCAAGCACCTAGCATCTCTCCTCATCCATAACAAATTTGCCACAGACTTTGTTACACATGGTGGGGTACAGAAATTACTAGAAATTCCTCGTCCTTCTATGGCTGCAACTGCTGTATCTACATGCTTGTATTACCTGTCCAACATCCAGGATGCTATGGAAAGACTTTGCATGCATCCCCACCAAGTTCTCTCTGATGTGGTGAACTATGCCCTATGGTTAATGGAATGTTCTCATGCTTCAGGATGCCGCCATGCAACATTGTTTTTCTCAGGTTGCTTCTCATTCCCAGCTGTCTTGGAGCTCTTTGACCATTATGATGGTCTTCGTCGCCTAGTGAACTTGATCAGTACTTTGGAGATTTTAAATTCGGAAGACCCTGGTAGACATGTGAGCAACTATAAAATCTTTGCTACCTGCCAAAGAGGCAAACATACCTGCATGGCTCTGCGAAAGTACTTTGAGGCTCACTTGGCCATTAAACTGGAACAAGTCAAGCAGTCCCTTCATAGCCCTGAGGGAGCTATTCCTGTGCACTCTTCTCCTCCATACAAGGCATGCTCATACACTGGTGAGCAGATTGAGGAAATGATGGAGTTTTTGATAGAATATGCCCCAGCTCAGCTGTATTGGGAACCTGCTGAAGTCTTCCTCAAGCTTTCCTGCGTGCAGCTCTTGTTGCAGCTGATTTCCATCGCCTGCAAGTGGAAAACCTATTATGCAAGGACTGACACTGTGCGCTTTGCTTTGGATGTCCTGGCCATCCTCACTGTGGTGCCAAAAATCCAGCTGCAATTGGCAGACTCGGTGAAGGTCTTGGATGAGCATGGCTCTACTGTATCCACTGTAGGAATCAGCATCATTTTGGGCATTGCAGAGGGTGAATATTTTCTCCATGATGCTGAAATTCAGAAGTCAGCCCTTCGAGTTATCATCAATTGTGTATGTGGCCCAGATAACCGAATATCCAGTTTTGGTAAATTTACTTCCGGAACTGCTCAGAAAAAGCTGTCTCAGACCCCCAAGACTAGTGAGCATATCTTGGCGAAGATGTGGAATGTGGTCCAGTCCAATGATGGCATCAAGGTGCTTCTGTCCCTATTGTCCATCAAGATGCCCATCACAGATGCAGACCAGATCCGAGCCCTGGCTTGCAAAGCCCTAGTGGGCTTGTCGAGAAGTAGCACTGTTGCACAGATCATCAGCAAATTGCCCCTTTTTAGTAGCTGGCAGATTCAACAGCTGATGAAGGAGCCAGTGCTGGAGGACAAGCGTAGCTACCATGTCAAATTCTGCAACTATGCAGATGAGCTCATTAAGAAAATATCAGGAAAGCCTCTTCTGCTTGGCACTGATGTGTCACTGGCAGGGCTACAGAAAGCAGGCATTGTTGCCCAGTCAAGGATCACCTTCTCTGGGAAAGAACTACTTCTGTTGATAAGAAACCATCTCATTTCTAAAGGGCTTAGAGAGTCAGCAACTGTGCTGACCAGAGAGGCCGACTTGCCCGTAACTGCTTCCTCACATCCCTCTGCTTTCACCCCAGTGACTGCTGCTGCTCCTACTGTCTCTCTTCCTAAGAACCCTCAGATTGCCAATGACATTACAAGTCTAATGGGCAGCATTGCTGATTTTGGTGCTTCTGCCCATTCTGTCCCCATTATACTCCTTTCCATCCCTCTGCCATTTCCACCCCAGGATTCGCTGCCTTTGACTGGCAGGATAAGTTTTATCAGAGAGAGGCCATCACTTTGCAATGGCAGGAATATCCAAGTGTTATGGCAGAAGTCAGAACCCGGCACACACAGCCAGAGCCATGCTGTCAAAACACAACTGGACAGACATCTTTCTTCCCCAACAACACTGGACAGTATCATCACAGAGCATCTTAGAGAGCAACATGCTCGCTGCAAGAACCCCATTGCCACCTGtccacctttttctctctttactcCTCACCAGTGCCCTGAGCCAAAGCAGAGGAGGCAAGCCCCAACAAACTTTACCTCAAGGCTAAACTGCAGGGCATGGTTTCCAAAATATGGAGGTATAGATGGCGGAGGCTTTGATAGGCATCTTATCTTTAGCCGATTTCATACTATTTCAGTGTTTCCGGAAGCTCATGAAGATGAGAGTGGCTTGACATGTTGTGCATTCTCAGCCCAGGAGCAGTTCCTGATGCTTGGGAACTGTACAGGGCAGCTGAAGCTCTACAACATATTTAGTGGACAGGAAGAGGCCAGCTATAACTGTCACAACTCAGCCATCACACACCTTGAACCTTCCAGGGATGGGTCCTTACTTCTGACATCTGCCACTTGGGGCCAGCCTTTGTCTGCACTTTGGGGGATGAGGTCAGTATTTGATATGAAGCATTCCTTCACAGAAGATCATTATGTTGAGTTCAGTAAGTACTCTCAGGATCAGGTCATAGGCACAAAAGGAGACATGGCCCATGTTTATGATATTGAGACTGGCACCAAGATGTTGACTCTGTTTAACCCAGATCTTGCCAACAACTACAAGAGGAACTgtgccacctttaatcctacaGACGATCTTGTCTTAAATGATGGGGTCCTCTGGGATGTCCGCTCTGCACAGGCCATCCACAAGTTTGACAAGTTCAACAGGAATATCAGTGGTGTTTTCCATCCCAATGGGCTGGAGGCCATCATCAATACAGAAATTTGGGACCTTCGAACTTTCCATCTTTTACACACAGTGCCTGCTCTGGATCAATGTCGTGTGGTGTTTAACTACACAGGGACAGTGATGTATGGAGCAATGTTGCAGGCAGATGATGAAGATGATATCTTGGAAGAGAGGATGAAAAGCCCCTTTGGGTCATCCTTCCGAACATTTAATGCAACTGATTACAAACCTATAGCAACCATTGATGTGAAACGGAACATCTTTGACCTGTGTACAGACACCAAAGACTGCTATCTTGCTGTCATTGAGAATCAAGGCAGTATGGATGCCCCTAACATGGACACAGTATGCAGGCTTTATGAAGTGGGCAGGCAGCGTctggcagaggaagaagatgaagaggaggacgcagaagaggaagaacaggaggaagagagtgaaGATGATGGCACGGATGATGTAGAGAACTTGGACACTGACCAGTGGCAAGATGCAGAAATGGAGGAGGCTGACAACAGTGAGAACGCTATGCAGGATGGGGACAATGTCCTCTCTCCCTCTGATGAGGAGCTAGCAAGcctagaagagggagaggagggggaagaggaagactctGATGCAGAGGAGGAACCGGAAGTGATTCTGGTGGAGGACAGCTCAGACCACTCTGATTGGGAAGATGGCATCTTCTTCTCTCTGAATGAGTGA